The Estrella lausannensis genome window below encodes:
- a CDS encoding AAA family ATPase, giving the protein MSTAQISTADRLFVPFQASSFRQETIDKSDWENFFRALRSLDESSESIDLSNLKELLQNLLQQEPDRECKELLKEELAKLKPGSLDLFLMAAWLVSAERGGEGAPKWVSDCLDLEAVKAIIQDKYEGLQDVADYLADCKLKLVESEVEFKDQSWEITKIWKAFVSFLTNIIDIFLIAFTLFDVGKDPQSAWEAQAMLDIYYKFFMIPAVISVLIKLFLPAAGLEVYAITAGVVAVLMVLMTIYIRFLRPCPDTLPHCESNLTLDALQGRIGQVIGREAEIDEMIHMLDNKECKQKNHVLLVGKSGVGKTEIVKGVARRIARGDVPDSLKGRKVFLVNTASLVSGGFFGYADQMKVLLNRIRRLDQVILFFDEVHVALKNKSSLSDFLKPLLDRPDLMCVAATTDHEFKEHIAGGGAEAEADKPKGDPAFLRRFNLMEIKSIEREALLQILLKRQQASSSHVFAETEVLEYLLTKIEEDEDFKKKGQPAFALSVLDLCISSVAKVFEESWKTKKLSDLHAEVEAVRLHATESIQSVKPKRKGQGREIRDASREESENRRIGEMLKNYKKVAATRRALFSSLHETISAVEQGPSSHKEREGLGLFLDMEYHLPTLEKVMDDMDGAIGNLSESEGERVFVKVTQAVVDQTLAKMKIGMQIDQ; this is encoded by the coding sequence ATGTCCACTGCACAAATTAGCACCGCGGATCGTCTTTTCGTTCCTTTTCAGGCTTCTTCCTTTCGTCAGGAAACGATCGATAAGTCCGATTGGGAGAACTTCTTTAGGGCGTTAAGAAGTTTGGACGAAAGCAGCGAGTCGATAGACCTTTCGAATCTAAAAGAGTTGCTGCAAAATCTGCTGCAACAGGAGCCGGATAGAGAATGCAAAGAGCTGTTAAAAGAAGAGCTTGCCAAGCTAAAACCAGGCTCGCTGGATCTGTTTTTGATGGCCGCTTGGCTGGTGAGTGCAGAAAGGGGAGGGGAGGGCGCGCCCAAATGGGTTTCTGACTGCCTCGATTTAGAAGCGGTAAAAGCTATCATACAGGATAAATATGAGGGCTTGCAAGATGTTGCAGATTATCTTGCTGACTGCAAACTTAAGTTGGTCGAAAGTGAAGTGGAATTTAAAGATCAGTCGTGGGAGATCACGAAAATCTGGAAGGCCTTTGTCAGCTTTTTGACCAACATCATCGATATCTTCCTCATCGCCTTTACTCTTTTCGATGTCGGTAAAGATCCTCAGTCGGCATGGGAAGCTCAGGCGATGCTCGATATCTACTACAAATTTTTCATGATACCGGCGGTGATTTCGGTTCTGATCAAATTATTCCTTCCCGCAGCGGGCCTTGAAGTTTATGCCATCACAGCCGGTGTGGTCGCTGTTTTAATGGTGCTGATGACGATATATATCCGTTTTCTAAGGCCGTGTCCCGATACTTTGCCGCATTGCGAATCGAACTTGACACTGGATGCTCTACAGGGGCGTATAGGTCAAGTCATCGGGCGAGAGGCGGAAATCGATGAAATGATCCACATGCTCGATAACAAGGAGTGTAAGCAGAAGAATCATGTCTTGCTGGTTGGAAAATCGGGGGTGGGTAAAACAGAGATTGTTAAAGGGGTTGCCCGAAGGATCGCGCGCGGTGATGTGCCCGATTCGCTCAAAGGCAGGAAAGTGTTTTTGGTCAACACGGCAAGCTTGGTATCGGGAGGATTTTTCGGTTACGCCGATCAGATGAAGGTTCTTCTCAACCGGATCAGAAGGCTCGACCAAGTGATCCTGTTTTTTGACGAGGTGCATGTCGCACTGAAAAACAAAAGCTCCCTGTCTGATTTTTTAAAGCCGTTGCTTGATAGACCTGATCTGATGTGCGTTGCAGCGACTACGGACCATGAGTTCAAAGAGCATATTGCTGGGGGAGGAGCTGAAGCCGAGGCGGATAAACCAAAGGGAGACCCTGCCTTTTTACGAAGGTTTAATTTGATGGAGATCAAATCGATCGAACGTGAAGCCCTTTTACAGATCCTTCTCAAAAGACAGCAAGCCTCTTCCTCCCATGTTTTTGCCGAAACAGAGGTGCTCGAGTACCTGCTGACAAAAATAGAAGAGGATGAAGATTTTAAGAAGAAGGGGCAACCGGCTTTCGCTTTGTCGGTTCTCGACCTCTGTATATCTTCAGTGGCAAAGGTGTTTGAGGAGAGTTGGAAAACTAAAAAACTCAGCGATCTGCATGCGGAGGTAGAGGCGGTAAGGCTTCATGCCACTGAAAGTATCCAATCCGTCAAGCCGAAGCGGAAGGGACAGGGGCGTGAAATTCGGGATGCGAGCAGGGAAGAGAGCGAGAATCGTCGGATTGGGGAGATGTTGAAAAACTATAAAAAGGTAGCTGCGACCCGCCGCGCTCTGTTTAGTTCTCTTCATGAAACGATATCGGCGGTAGAGCAGGGGCCTTCCTCCCATAAAGAGAGGGAGGGTCTGGGTCTCTTTCTGGATATGGAATATCATCTTCCTACCTTGGAGAAGGTGATGGACGACATGGATGGGGCAATTGGCAACTTGAGCGAAAGTGAGGGGGAGAGAGTCTTCGTTAAGGTCACACAAGCAGTGGTCGATCAGACGCTTGCCAAAATGAAAATTGGGATGCAGATCGATCAGTGA
- a CDS encoding phage holin family protein has product MGIIIALLLNSLAVFVTAYILPGIHLKDYWTALVVAVVLGVINTFIRPIILILTLPINILTLGLFTFVILGGLVLLVSSIVPGFVVDGFWWALAFALVLSLINSFIHSITYRF; this is encoded by the coding sequence ATGGGTATTATAATCGCGCTGCTGTTGAATAGTTTAGCAGTATTCGTTACGGCTTACATCCTTCCGGGCATTCATTTAAAAGACTACTGGACCGCTCTTGTTGTTGCTGTGGTTTTAGGAGTCATCAACACCTTTATCAGACCGATCATTCTCATTCTGACACTTCCGATCAATATTTTGACTCTGGGCTTATTTACGTTTGTAATCCTTGGAGGCCTCGTGCTGCTTGTCAGTTCGATTGTACCCGGATTTGTAGTGGATGGCTTTTGGTGGGCTCTTGCGTTTGCTCTTGTGCTGTCATTAATCAACAGCTTTATTCATTCGATCACCTACAGATTCTAA
- a CDS encoding chalcone isomerase family protein: MQNILKQFILGAALFAAGVLSSEETIADKSTGKTFPVNVSFSHGGKEWNLNATGVSTRTKFFVKVYSVASYIQEGADLNKNNVFNQALNDNLAKQLTQIWVRDVDSKTIKDGYQDTFKKVFSQAQQQALQSQEEQFLGFFNENASVNDKHVLRWIPGGIIEVEINGVKKGEVQSPEFARAVWSIWLGPKSVVNRAQLVSRVGG; the protein is encoded by the coding sequence ATGCAGAACATATTGAAGCAATTTATCTTGGGCGCAGCCCTATTCGCGGCTGGAGTGCTTTCATCGGAAGAAACGATAGCAGACAAGTCTACGGGAAAAACCTTCCCTGTGAATGTCTCTTTCTCTCATGGTGGAAAAGAGTGGAACCTGAACGCCACAGGCGTCTCCACGAGAACCAAGTTTTTTGTGAAAGTCTACAGCGTTGCCAGCTACATCCAAGAGGGCGCCGACTTAAACAAGAACAACGTCTTCAACCAGGCGCTCAATGACAATTTAGCCAAGCAGTTGACTCAGATCTGGGTCCGCGATGTCGATTCCAAGACAATCAAAGACGGTTATCAGGACACATTCAAGAAAGTGTTCTCCCAGGCTCAGCAGCAGGCACTGCAATCCCAAGAGGAACAGTTTTTGGGCTTCTTCAATGAAAATGCCAGTGTTAACGATAAGCACGTTCTGCGCTGGATCCCCGGAGGCATCATTGAAGTTGAGATCAATGGGGTAAAAAAAGGCGAAGTGCAAAGTCCTGAGTTTGCAAGGGCTGTCTGGAGCATTTGGCTTGGACCGAAGAGTGTAGTTAATAGAGCTCAGCTCGTCTCCCGAGTCGGCGGCTAA
- the fumC gene encoding class II fumarate hydratase, whose amino-acid sequence MKETCETKTRKEKDSMGEVEVAESAYWGAQTQRSLEHFKIGSKSMPKDLIIAFGILKKAAAKANLELKLLDEEKARLIVRAANEIIEEKLMNHFPLSVFQTGSGTQTNMNVNEVIANRAIEEAGGVRGSKNPIHPNDHVNMSQSSNDTFPTAMHIAAVMAVKKSLLPALESLQKSLQKKEREFAHIIKIGRTHLMDAVPITLGQEFSGYIAQLKFAEEAIVNSLTGLYPLALGGTAVGTGINAHPRFASIATEEIAKETKEPFRSAENKFAALSSHDPFIVAGAALKTLASALMKIANDIRWMGSGPRAGLNELLLPENEPGSSIMPGKVNPTQCEALTMAACQVYGNELSISMAASQGNFELNVYKPLIIHNYLEALYLLSDAIRSFEKHLIEGLKANIKTMEGYLERSLMLVTALSPKIGYDKAAQIAHTAHHDGLSLKEAALKTGYLTEKEFEQWVRPEAMLGPAEEKR is encoded by the coding sequence ATGAAAGAAACCTGTGAAACCAAGACCCGTAAAGAAAAAGACTCCATGGGCGAGGTCGAAGTAGCCGAAAGCGCATACTGGGGAGCGCAAACGCAAAGGTCGCTCGAACATTTTAAGATCGGATCCAAGTCAATGCCGAAAGACCTCATCATAGCGTTCGGCATTTTAAAAAAAGCGGCCGCTAAAGCCAACTTGGAACTGAAACTTCTCGATGAAGAAAAGGCTCGTTTGATTGTGCGGGCAGCCAATGAGATCATCGAAGAAAAATTGATGAACCATTTTCCCTTAAGTGTCTTTCAAACAGGTAGCGGCACCCAAACCAACATGAATGTCAACGAAGTGATCGCCAACAGGGCAATCGAAGAGGCCGGAGGAGTACGCGGAAGCAAAAATCCCATCCATCCCAACGATCATGTGAACATGTCCCAATCATCGAATGACACTTTTCCGACAGCAATGCATATCGCTGCTGTAATGGCAGTTAAAAAAAGCTTGTTACCCGCTCTTGAATCTCTTCAAAAGTCTTTACAAAAGAAGGAAAGAGAATTTGCACATATCATCAAAATTGGCCGGACGCATTTAATGGATGCGGTGCCGATCACTTTGGGGCAGGAATTTTCAGGGTATATCGCCCAGCTTAAATTTGCCGAGGAAGCCATCGTCAACTCTCTGACAGGACTCTACCCGTTGGCGCTTGGAGGGACAGCTGTCGGGACGGGAATCAATGCCCATCCCCGTTTTGCATCGATTGCGACCGAGGAGATCGCAAAAGAAACAAAAGAGCCCTTTAGATCAGCCGAAAACAAATTTGCAGCCTTAAGCTCGCACGATCCTTTCATCGTAGCGGGAGCTGCCCTTAAAACCTTGGCATCCGCCCTTATGAAAATCGCCAACGATATCCGCTGGATGGGTTCCGGGCCAAGAGCCGGCCTTAACGAGCTACTTCTTCCCGAAAATGAACCGGGATCTTCCATCATGCCTGGGAAAGTGAATCCCACGCAATGTGAAGCGCTGACAATGGCAGCTTGTCAAGTTTACGGAAACGAGCTCTCCATCAGCATGGCAGCCTCGCAAGGCAATTTTGAGCTAAACGTCTACAAACCCCTCATTATCCACAACTACCTGGAGGCACTCTATCTTTTGTCGGATGCCATTCGGAGCTTCGAGAAACATCTGATCGAGGGTTTAAAGGCAAACATCAAGACGATGGAAGGTTATCTTGAAAGGTCTCTCATGCTTGTCACTGCTTTGTCGCCCAAGATCGGATACGACAAAGCCGCTCAAATCGCCCACACCGCCCATCATGATGGATTATCGCTTAAAGAGGCCGCGCTGAAAACAGGCTATCTTACAGAGAAAGAATTTGAACAGTGGGTGCGCCCTGAGGCGATGCTCGGACCTGCCGAAGAAAAAAGATAG
- a CDS encoding histone deacetylase, whose translation MDFKVISDSRCLKHETPLYHPESKQRFLTVERALREKGLLNISDLPTPRLAAMEDLLLCHSPQYITTLTHEIERLREGEINLLSTGDVWISPFSFLAAKAAAGSMLAAADHIMGGYCRKVFVNARPPGHHATSDAGMGFCLINNVAVAAAHLLYRHHLQRLLVIDWDVHHGNGTQDIFYRDPRVFYFSTHQEGIYPGTGLASEQGEGEGAGTTMNRPVAAGNGAFAKIQSAFQDLEEAMEKYQPQFVLISAGFDAHELDPLGGLKLKTEDFGWMTTRACLLAKRYAEGRIISVLEGGYSLDGLYSSINIHLEGLI comes from the coding sequence TTGGACTTCAAAGTAATCAGCGACTCACGATGCCTAAAGCATGAGACCCCCCTCTATCACCCCGAAAGTAAGCAGCGCTTTCTTACCGTCGAAAGAGCGCTCAGGGAAAAGGGCCTGCTCAACATCTCCGATCTTCCAACTCCCCGACTGGCAGCAATGGAAGACCTGCTGCTTTGCCACAGCCCACAGTACATCACAACACTGACCCACGAAATAGAGCGTTTGCGCGAGGGAGAGATCAATCTCCTTTCCACCGGAGACGTCTGGATAAGCCCCTTCAGCTTTCTTGCCGCAAAGGCTGCCGCCGGCTCTATGCTGGCCGCCGCCGACCATATCATGGGGGGTTACTGCCGCAAGGTGTTTGTCAACGCCCGCCCTCCTGGCCACCACGCCACTTCCGATGCCGGTATGGGATTTTGTCTAATCAACAACGTCGCGGTCGCCGCAGCGCACCTGCTCTACCGCCACCACCTGCAACGCCTGCTCGTTATTGACTGGGATGTTCATCACGGAAACGGCACACAAGATATCTTTTACAGAGATCCCAGGGTCTTTTACTTCAGCACCCATCAAGAGGGAATCTATCCCGGCACAGGGCTAGCCAGCGAACAGGGAGAGGGAGAGGGCGCCGGAACGACAATGAACAGGCCGGTCGCGGCCGGAAATGGGGCGTTTGCTAAGATTCAGTCCGCGTTTCAAGACTTGGAAGAGGCAATGGAAAAATATCAGCCTCAGTTTGTTTTGATATCCGCCGGCTTTGATGCCCATGAATTGGATCCCCTGGGGGGACTAAAACTCAAAACGGAAGACTTTGGCTGGATGACTACGAGAGCTTGCCTCTTAGCGAAGCGCTACGCCGAAGGAAGGATAATTTCTGTTCTTGAAGGGGGATATAGCCTCGATGGGTTATATTCTTCCATCAATATCCATCTTGAGGGGCTGATTTAA
- a CDS encoding sodium-translocating pyrophosphatase, with the protein MNLSFALVIGSGLLAIGYGIYMIRSILSLSAGTAEMQKIASAIQEGASAYLNRQYQVITIVGIAIFALLTWVLGWSVSIGFLIGAVLSGVAGYVGMYISVRANVRTTEAAKGGLEPALDVAFKSGAITGMLVVGLGLIGLTVYYLYLKMSGYADRALLEPLVALGFGASLISIFARLGGGIFTKGADVGADLVGKIEAGIPEDDPRNAAVIADNVGDNVGDCAGMAADLFETYVVTIVGTMLLAGVLFVGDLAPLMDTMMFYPLAIGGICTLASIFGTYFVKLGRTRDIMAALYQGSFATAVFSAFGIGFVTNAMIGFNTTFVIEGTTFTGLNIFYCALTGLVVTGLIMKITEYYTLGKYRPVKSIADASTTGHGTNIIQGIAVSMEATALPVLVVCGAILVSYANGHLYGVAVAATTMLALAGMIVALDAYGPVTDNAGGIAEMAHLPKEVRETTDLLDAVGNTTKAVTKGYAIASAGLAALVLFSAFLEDLQHYFPKVVTQFELQNPYVVVGLFIGGLLPYLFGALSMMAVGRAAGSVVVEVRRQFREIKGLMEGTAKPDYGRAVDLLTKSAIKEMIAPSLLPVLAPVVVFFVIDYVAGRSEAFATLGSMLLGIVVTGLFVGLSMTSGGGAWDNAKKRIEEGYHGGKGSEAHKAAVTGDTVGDPYKDTAGPAINPMIKIANIVALLLLAMLARGA; encoded by the coding sequence ATGAATTTATCCTTTGCTCTTGTGATAGGGAGCGGACTCTTAGCTATCGGCTATGGGATTTACATGATCCGCTCTATCCTGTCTCTTAGCGCAGGCACAGCGGAGATGCAGAAAATTGCGTCCGCAATCCAGGAAGGAGCCAGCGCTTATTTGAACCGGCAATACCAGGTTATTACGATAGTTGGTATCGCTATATTTGCCCTTTTGACATGGGTGCTCGGCTGGTCTGTAAGTATCGGCTTTTTAATTGGAGCGGTTCTTTCCGGAGTAGCGGGCTATGTGGGAATGTATATTTCCGTCAGGGCAAACGTCAGGACGACCGAAGCTGCCAAGGGCGGCTTGGAGCCGGCTCTTGATGTAGCCTTCAAGTCAGGTGCAATCACAGGAATGTTGGTTGTCGGTCTTGGCCTGATTGGCTTAACAGTCTATTACCTCTATCTGAAAATGTCGGGTTACGCCGACCGCGCGCTTCTCGAGCCTCTCGTGGCACTTGGATTTGGCGCATCTTTGATCTCGATTTTTGCAAGACTGGGCGGCGGGATTTTCACTAAGGGCGCTGACGTTGGAGCGGACCTTGTGGGTAAGATCGAAGCCGGCATCCCGGAAGATGACCCAAGAAACGCAGCGGTAATCGCCGATAACGTAGGCGACAACGTTGGAGACTGCGCAGGTATGGCGGCAGACCTCTTTGAAACCTATGTTGTGACCATCGTTGGTACGATGCTGTTGGCAGGCGTGCTGTTCGTAGGAGATCTCGCCCCCCTGATGGATACGATGATGTTCTATCCTTTGGCAATTGGCGGCATTTGTACATTAGCCTCTATATTTGGTACTTACTTTGTCAAGTTGGGAAGAACAAGAGACATCATGGCTGCTTTGTACCAAGGTTCGTTCGCGACAGCCGTCTTTTCTGCTTTCGGAATTGGATTTGTTACCAATGCCATGATTGGATTCAACACCACTTTTGTTATTGAAGGGACAACATTCACCGGTTTGAATATTTTCTACTGTGCCTTGACAGGTCTTGTGGTAACCGGTCTGATCATGAAAATTACGGAGTACTACACCTTAGGCAAGTATAGACCCGTCAAGAGTATTGCCGATGCCTCCACAACAGGCCACGGTACTAATATTATCCAAGGTATCGCGGTTTCGATGGAAGCGACAGCTCTTCCTGTGCTTGTCGTTTGCGGAGCGATCTTGGTGTCGTATGCCAACGGCCACCTCTATGGCGTTGCCGTGGCGGCGACCACAATGCTTGCACTGGCAGGGATGATCGTAGCGCTCGACGCTTACGGTCCTGTGACCGATAACGCAGGCGGCATTGCTGAAATGGCGCACCTGCCGAAAGAGGTACGGGAAACAACCGACCTGCTCGATGCAGTGGGCAACACAACAAAAGCGGTGACAAAAGGTTATGCGATCGCCTCGGCGGGACTTGCTGCCTTGGTCCTTTTCTCTGCGTTTTTAGAGGACCTCCAGCACTATTTCCCCAAGGTTGTGACGCAGTTTGAGCTGCAGAACCCCTATGTAGTGGTAGGTCTCTTCATCGGTGGCTTACTGCCTTACCTGTTCGGAGCGTTAAGCATGATGGCTGTCGGCAGAGCTGCTGGTTCTGTGGTGGTTGAAGTAAGACGTCAGTTCAGAGAGATTAAAGGGCTGATGGAAGGGACTGCAAAGCCCGACTATGGCAGAGCGGTTGACCTATTGACTAAGTCGGCGATCAAAGAGATGATCGCTCCTTCACTTCTCCCTGTTCTTGCCCCTGTAGTGGTCTTTTTTGTGATCGATTATGTGGCGGGAAGATCCGAGGCGTTTGCTACCTTGGGTTCAATGCTTCTTGGAATCGTCGTAACAGGTCTGTTTGTAGGACTGTCGATGACTTCCGGCGGTGGTGCCTGGGATAACGCTAAAAAGCGTATTGAAGAGGGATACCATGGAGGCAAAGGGTCTGAGGCGCATAAGGCCGCCGTTACCGGAGATACGGTGGGCGATCCTTATAAGGATACGGCCGGCCCTGCGATCAATCCTATGATCAAGATCGCCAACATCGTTGCGCTTCTGTTGCTAGCGATGCTTGCGCGCGGCGCTTAA